The Bradyrhizobium sp. WSM471 genome includes the window CCGCCGGGCGGCACTTTTCACACGCCCCAGACCGCCCGGCGCGGCTCCTCAACGGCAGCCGGGCGCCCGGGTGGGCGCTAAACGCCCGCCGGTTTAGGTTTTCGGAACCTGCCGAACACGAGTGGCTGTAGCGCTGCTCCCTATCCATCCGCGGGCGCTGACGCCCGCCGGCTACCTAGATCTGGTTCCGTGGCGCTGAACACCGGGCCACCATCGCCTCTCTGGGCGAAACCTGTAAGCTGGATGAGGTCGATCCGCCTGCCTACCTGACCGCCCCCCGCACCAGGATCGTCAACGGCCATCCAAATAGCGACATCGATCAGCTGCTTGCGTGGTCCTATTGCCGTCCGGACTTCAAAGCGGGTGGCCTGAGGACAGCGCTTACATGAATTGGATTGCGGGATATCACTGAGAGCAGCAGCTTACGCGGCCATTCACAAGTGCGCCTGCTTGGATAAGAACATCGTCAACAAGTAACGCGTGATCTGGTGAGACGAGCAGGTCACGCCACGGCATATTTGGACCGAGAGCGCCGGCCTTGACGCGGATCGGAAGAGCGCGTTCCTTGTCGCCGAATACTGTGGACACAGTCTGCCGTCCAATCCAGCTGATAGGCATGATCTGCCCGTCGCTGCAGAGCACCATGTCGCCGCGTTTCAGACTCTCGACGGCGACTTCGCCAGACCGTGGCCATTTTGTCTGGCCGATGACGGTGGGCGGTGTGGTGGGGCTGAAGCTAGACGCAAAGACGCTCTTTTTGCACCCCTTGGATTCGGCCATACTGCATCAGTTAATTCTGGTTTAAATTTTTGAGTGGGAGTAAATGGCCCTGGATCGATGCCGCATCGGGATCATCATCGTCGGCTTCCGCAATCCTGAAGACGTACGGGCTTGCCTCGCCGCACTATCGCGTTCAGCGGTTGAACCGCGCTTTGACGTTTTCATTTGCGAGAACGGCGGAGACGGGGCATTTGCTCTGCTGTGCGAAACACTAATCGGGCCGGCAGGGCCATGCGCTAGAGGCTCGGATGCCCCCCCCGAGGCGCCGGCGGCCGTTTCTTCGGGACAGATCGAAATCGCCCGGTTTGCACTAAAGGGACGCAACACACGAGTGTGGGTTGGCTGCGCAACGCAAAATTTGGGTTACGCCGGAGGCACTAACGTCTGGATTCATCGCGTGTTGCCAAACCCGGAATGGGACGGGGTATGGGTGCTCAACCCGGACTCAGAGCCCGAACCGAACGCTTTGAAGGCTCTGGTTGAGCGCTCTTCGGCTGGCAACAAGGGGATGGTGGGCAGCACGATCGTGCCTGATGTTCACTGCGCGACTGTGTATTGCCGCGCCGGTCATCGATGGCGGAGGCTTCGCGCTGATCTTGCGTTGATTGGCCATGGCGAGCCCGTCTACGCCCCTGTGGACCTCAAGTCGATAGAGGCTGATCTCGATTGCATCTCCGGTGGATCGATGTACGTCACGAGGCGTTGCCTTGAGGACATCGGCCCCATGGATGAACGGTTCTTCCTCTTCTACGAGGACGCCGATTGGTCAGAGCGAGCAAAGAAGCACGGCCTTGGTTATGCACCTGATTCGATCGTACCGCACAAAGGGGGGACGACCATCGGATCAGCCCGCCGTCGAGCAGAAAGATCCTACCTTTCAGTTTACCTCGAAAGCCGCAATAATCTAACGTTCGTTCGGATGCACTGGCCCCGATACGTGTTGCTGGCGGGTCTGTTTGGATGCATCCAAGCGATGATGTATTTGTTCGCACGCTCGCCCAGAAACTTCCAGGCGGCCGCGAAAGGCCTATTAGCGGGTATACGAGGAGAAACAGGCCAACCACGATTTCACGACCGCTGAGGGCGGTGGTCGCTCACAGAGATAGTGGATCGGGCTTTTATTTGTGCGCGTCCATCACGCGCGTCATCGCAGGGTGCGTCCGAGTCTTTACCTTGATCCAGTCCTTCGAACGTCCGGCACCATAGCGCCGGTCGCGTCGTTTTGAGATTAGGCCCTCCGGGCCCATGCGGCAGGCAGCGCCGAACAGCTCCGGCCCGAGCTCCGCGCCCTCGAACGGCGCGACGAACATGCCGTCCGGCCGGCCGCGCAGCAGACGCGCCAGATTGGTCTTGCGCAGGCTCAGCGGCACCGGCCGCAACTCCTTGCCGCAGAGCGCGAGGATGTCTTCCGAGACATCCTCGACCAACGCCCGGCGGTGAAGGCGATGACCCTGACCGGGTTGCTGTACTCGCCTGACATCAGGTCAGTGGTGACGGTGTCGAGGTCGGTTGCTCGCGGCGATCGTTAAGCCGAAGGCCGAAAAAGCCCGACGAGGTTTAGCCCGGTAACCGGCCAGCCGGCGGCATCGGCTGGAACGCGCAGCCTACGCCGCATGCTTACGACGCGAACAAAGGCAATCAGGCCTGCCAACTCGCGGCTGGACACGTCAAGGCTCCGGCAAGCTTTTGGTGTGTCGATACCAGGTTGGAGTCAGGCTATGCACCGTGAACTCGATCGTTTGATTCGGCTAGGATAGTTCAGGTGCTTGTCAAGATCCGGGCGCTTCTGCCGTCGATCGTCATCGGTCGTAGCGAGCATATGGTTGGCAAAGCTAACTCCTGCTGATCCGGCAAAAGGGGGGTACGAGCAGCAAGCGGTCGTGAAGCTCTCCGAACCTGCTGGTGCTCAAGTCAAGTCGCGATCATGAGCCGCCTCAAACAGCAGCTTCGAAGAAGGCAGCATCGAAGACCGACGCCCGACAGGATCGTGGGCTATGTGAGTTTTATATCTTCGAGTGTTGTTCCCGCCGCAAGTAAGTCGTGTACCCATCGCGGTTGACTCCCGCGTCCACACCACGTCTGTGACGGATTGTTGGGGTTTCGGTATTTTGGACGGACAGGTGGATATGCCTTCCGCGGCTTGGTCAGGTGAGATTTTAGATTGGTTCGTTGTTGGATCGTCTCGCTAATTTCGTGATGATGAAGCAAAAGGTCGTCCAACGACATGGATTGATAGTCCCTCATCGCTACCTCCCCGGTGCAGAAAAGATCTTGTAATGAAAATGCTTATGAGATGATCCCTTGATGCGCGTACGCGATCAACGCGTGGCCCGGCAAATCGGAGACAAGGTTGAAAGAATCGGCGGTGTAGTCGCCAGGTGGACGACTGCTCCGTTTTCGATTGTTAACGTGCCGCCAGTCGTCGCATTTTGGACGTAACTGATAGAGGCTGAATTGGCGTCGAAGTTGTTCAACTCGATAACATCCAGATCGTTGAACCCTGAAATCGTACCGTTGAAATGAAAGGCATCTCCGAGTGACAGGGTGCCACCACTGGTTAACCCAAAAACCACGTTGGCGCTTGAGGCGGCCTCGAAGTTAACGCCGTACCCACGCTGGTTGTTGGCCACGAGCACAATACAGACGAGGGTCCCCGCCGGATGGTGGGGGCATCGCCGAAAGCGTCACTACCCGGAGATCGACTTGGGAGCCTGAACCGGCTAGAACGATTCGCGGGGGCCTCCTTTGGCAAGGAGCGGCTTCATGATGACTTTTCCTCGTACTGCGTGTTTTGCATTCACTGTCGGACGGCGTAATTGCGGTTGCATTTGCTGCCATCCCGAAAACCGCGACCTCTTGCGGGACAGCGCCAAGTCAATCAAGCCCGTCGCCTTGCGTGCGCTGCAAGTTCTTAAGCCGGTCGCGGATATCTAAGCTTTGCGCCTGTGAGCAGACGGATCCTGTGCGGAAAGCGATCTTGGCGGGTGCCACAGCGCTCGCCGCTTGTGCGGGTGATGACGACGTCACAGGCGCGACAAATGCGTGCGCAGCCAAGTTGTATTCAACGTTTGATCAGAAGAAATTCGATCAATGCGTCAACGCGTGCATTAAGTGCGAGAACGGTGTCATGACGCCGTCTTCGACATCATGCAGGCTCAAAGGCGCCCGTTAGAGCGGCGCGCGTATGGTACAGGATTGTTTGTCCAGCAGCGTTTACAACCGTTGTTGATTTGCAGAATTTGCGACATTCCTTTTAAGTCGCCAAAAGCGTAGCCTCAGCGGCGAGACCATCGCGATACCAGGGATGAGTATGAAGCTGCGAGGTGAGGGCGGCAAGTTCGGTAGCGCCCGTGTAGTGTGCGCGATGTTCGGAATATGATCGTGCCTAGTCACCCCGCCTTCTAGAGGCAAAGAGTACCGCTTAAAGCGGCGTGCACTGTTCGCAAAGCTGCTGAAGCGGGCGTGAGGCACAGATGGCCACAAATTTACAAATCGAAGCCCATCGTAGAAATGCCAAACGGAGCACAGGTCCCAATCGGTGTCCGGTAAGGCCCGCTCCAGGCCAACGCGCTGCGCCATGGACTGTCACGACGGGAGACGAGCAAAGGTTCGTCAATTGAGCGCATCTGCTTGTCGATCATCGCAGCTCTTGGTATCAAGGCGACCGCGGATATTGCCTCGCCAAGATCCATCACATTCGCTTTGACATGCTGACTGCGCTATTGACCTTGCTCGAACAGGTCGATGCAAAGAGCTTGCGCTGCCTCGAGCGCTACGAGCGGGCGGTGCTTGCAAAGCAGAAAAGAGGCTTCGCGGTTTGGCCAAAGCGCAGACGTGATCCGTGAATGGGTCGGTTCCAGCTTCTCGTCGCGGCGCATGACGTCAATTGGCTCCTGCAAGCGGCGGGCACTGCAGCTTATCCGCGTCTTCAAATCTTCTAAATTTAAACCACGTCTCCCAGTTTTTAAACCAGCCGATTGGGCAGCGTTCGCTCCGCCTGGACCCAGCACCATCCAACAGCACCCCGGCCCCGAGTTGCGCGCGAACGAAGGAAACGCTTTGACTCAAGGCACTAGGCGTTGATTGCGCAGTCGCACACCGAGGGAGCAGCGCGGCCCCTGCGGGCAAATTGCTTCCCACGCTGGAGGACGCGCGACGGCTCCATTTATGAGGATTTAATTCGTTTCAAATCGACGCTCGACGCTAGATGTCTGAGGCCCAATTTCCGCCAAACTCGAAGCCATTTTTAGCTTCGGGGCAGGATTAACCCGTAGGAGTCCTGCATATGTTAAGACGAGTTTTTGTCGCGTTTGTCTTGGTCATTGTCGGGGCCACCGCTTCAGAAGCGCGCCGTCCAAATTTTGATAAAGCGCCTGAGTGCAACGTCACGATGCCCTGCGACTTTTCGTTTTCGCAACCATATAAATTCAGCAATTCACGACGATCGCAGACGCTTCGGTTAGCACGCGCTCTGATGTCGTTTGCTGAAGCCACGGTAGACCGAGGGCAAGTCGTTGGTAGCCGGCCGGCAGGCTGCCCTCGCGCCTTCTGCGGATGCGGTGCATCCATCAAGGTGTTTGGTCGCATCGTGCCGGACTTAAATCTCGCGTCCAATTGGCTACGATTTCCTCGCGCAACGCCAGCTCCGGGAATGGTTGCCGCGCGGCATGGTCACGTGTTTGTCCTAGAGCAGCATGTTAGCGGCGACGTATGGATGGCATACGATGCCAACTCGGGAGGAGGCGCGACGAGAATCCACGCGCGCTCTCTACGAGGTTATACGGTCGTCAATCCTCGCGCCTGAGGCGATCGCACGGCCGGTGGGGCGTTGGACGACGACCCTCCGGCCGAGCGGCGACAGCGTCTGTCAGCAGGCTTACCCTCTGCCTCTTGCCCGTGACTAACCGTGCTTCAACGCGGCCTCAAAGACCTTCCTCAAGTCGGGGTCTCCTAAAATCTCGTCCGCGGCGCTGAACTCGGCCACTGGCTGCCAATCTAGATCCTTGGTCGCTTCAGGCAGAATCGAGGGTTGAATGCGTAGGCGGTGCGGCCGGTGCGTTCGCCAGATGCGCCTTGCTCAACGAATTGTTGAAGCCTGTTCATCTAACTCGTCCCACGATAATCCCGTAGAGCATCCAACCTTAGTCGGCCGTACGATGCGAGAGCGGCCACGCCTATCGGGCGACGGCTGTCCCACGTGTGACGGCGCCGTCAGAAGACGCCGGCCCGGCGATGCCGGGGCGAGGATCGGTGGGGCTGGTGCAGACGGCGATAAGCCATTTGACGAACGGTCAGGTGCCTGGGCAATCCGAAGCCTACTAGAATGTCGCTTTCTTCGAAAGATCATTCCGTGACAAGCAGTATTGAAGACCTCCAGATGTTACGCCTGATCATGGCTTTCAGAAAATCAAGAACGGCGACGCGCGCCGTTTGGTTTTGCGCTACGTTGAGGAAGTGGCGTTTAAGCAAGCCGCCGTTCGCCTTCGACAAACGTCTCGCTCTTGTAGTTCCCGTTGGAGCGCCTCATCGGACATCGGCAGCCTCAAAAACTCTGACGGTTTTAGTCGTAACGCTTGAATATGCCTTGTTCCAAATCCGCGTTGTCGGCGAGCTTTCGCAATCGAACTGTCGCAAATCCTTCGCCCTGATCGTTATCCCGCCCTCTTCAGCGCTGCCCAGAAAATCCTAAGCGGCATCGTCGGTGCAGCGACCGCACAAGTCGTTCTCATGTTCTTGCCGCGTCCCCCATAGCAGCTCGCCAAATCAGGACCCATCTTAGAACTTGGCTTGCAAAGGAAATCCACGAAGCTCGCCAGATCAAGGGCACCGAGAAGCGCGACCCGGGCATCGTTCGGCGGGCCATGGACCCGGCTATTAAGCCCGACAAGGAGCCGAGAGGGCCGATGTTAGATGGTGGCCGGATCACCGCCGTTTAAAGCGCTGCTTCCAAGATGCTCCCAAGTTCGCCAGCTGATGCGGCTCCGCTATTTGAGTATCGCCGTAGATACCGTATTCGCCATCAGAACGCGGTGACAGCGCCTGTATATCGACCGCCTGAGGCCGTTGATTTTCGAGATCACTTCGCTTGTAAGATCTCGTCCGTTTGATCCTAAAACACCTGGGCGATCGCAAGCCAGCTCGATACAGCGGCACAAGCGGCGAGCGCCAAGTGGGAAAGAGGTTAAAGAGAAGCGGTGACGTTCGCGTCTGCGACCAGCCTGATGTTCTTCCTGCGCACGTGCCGAGCTCTGTTTCGGGCTTCGGCCTCTGCTGCCGCAACAAGTTTGCGCAGCCGCTTTACCTCCAGCAAAATATCGATCAGTCTTTGCCTTTCCTCGGAAATGCGTCGCAAACGCTCGCTGGAAAGATCCATTGGCGCCTCACACAAAATAGAAGCCGATTAAAATCGTAAGCAGCTCCTCAACTCTATACGATTTTCGCGAAACTGAAAGCGAAATTCGGCGACCGTAAGCTGCTCTGCAATGCCCCTTCTGTTGCTGGACGGGTCCGTAGATCGGAATTCGTCAGACAGCAATGAGGCAAGGTTAA containing:
- a CDS encoding Hint domain-containing protein yields the protein MAESKGCKKSVFASSFSPTTPPTVIGQTKWPRSGEVAVESLKRGDMVLCSDGQIMPISWIGRQTVSTVFGDKERALPIRVKAGALGPNMPWRDLLVSPDHALLVDDVLIQAGALVNGRVSCCSQ
- a CDS encoding glycosyltransferase family 2 protein; this encodes MALDRCRIGIIIVGFRNPEDVRACLAALSRSAVEPRFDVFICENGGDGAFALLCETLIGPAGPCARGSDAPPEAPAAVSSGQIEIARFALKGRNTRVWVGCATQNLGYAGGTNVWIHRVLPNPEWDGVWVLNPDSEPEPNALKALVERSSAGNKGMVGSTIVPDVHCATVYCRAGHRWRRLRADLALIGHGEPVYAPVDLKSIEADLDCISGGSMYVTRRCLEDIGPMDERFFLFYEDADWSERAKKHGLGYAPDSIVPHKGGTTIGSARRRAERSYLSVYLESRNNLTFVRMHWPRYVLLAGLFGCIQAMMYLFARSPRNFQAAAKGLLAGIRGETGQPRFHDR
- a CDS encoding H-NS histone family protein produces the protein MRDYQSMSLDDLLLHHHEISETIQQRTNLKSHLTKPRKAYPPVRPKYRNPNNPSQTWCGRGSQPRWVHDLLAAGTTLEDIKLT